One Tamlana carrageenivorans genomic region harbors:
- a CDS encoding IS982 family transposase has translation MNNLSANYERILEVLRKISKEQLLSYQRRQPKLSDLELISLSLTAEFMGIDSENDLFRKLPDSLLSKIERSVYNRRRRKLVNKLNSIRLSLASHFNEFEDYFVVDSMPLEVCKLSRSSRSKICKENTYAFPDKGYCAAQSSNYYGYKLHAVCSVNGVFQSIDLSPASVHDINYLKDIKMQISDCTLIGDKGYLSTEIQLNLFETCNITLNTPMRSNQKNYKVQPYVFRKKRKRIETLFSQLCDQFMIRRNYAKTFEGFKTRIVAKITALTTIQYINKFIFGRNINNIKISII, from the coding sequence ATGAACAACTTGAGTGCAAATTACGAAAGAATATTGGAAGTATTAAGAAAAATATCGAAAGAACAACTTTTAAGTTATCAAAGACGACAACCAAAGCTTAGTGATTTAGAACTTATCAGTTTGAGTCTTACTGCCGAATTTATGGGAATAGATAGTGAAAATGACCTTTTTAGAAAACTTCCAGATTCCCTATTATCAAAAATAGAGAGAAGTGTCTACAATAGAAGAAGACGAAAACTAGTTAATAAGCTCAACAGTATCAGGTTAAGCTTAGCTTCCCATTTTAATGAATTTGAAGATTATTTTGTAGTAGATAGTATGCCTTTAGAAGTTTGTAAATTATCACGCAGTTCTCGTTCAAAGATTTGTAAAGAAAACACTTATGCATTTCCAGATAAAGGTTATTGTGCAGCTCAAAGTTCTAATTATTACGGTTATAAACTGCACGCTGTTTGTTCTGTAAATGGTGTCTTTCAAAGTATCGATTTGAGTCCAGCATCTGTACACGATATTAATTATCTTAAAGATATTAAGATGCAAATAAGCGATTGTACATTAATTGGTGATAAAGGCTATTTATCAACAGAAATACAGCTTAACTTGTTTGAAACCTGTAATATAACGCTAAATACACCTATGAGAAGCAATCAAAAAAATTACAAAGTACAGCCTTATGTATTTAGAAAAAAGAGGAAAAGGATAGAAACATTATTTTCACAACTTTGTGACCAATTTATGATAAGACGCAATTATGCTAAAACTTTTGAAGGTTTTAAAACAAGAATCGTAGCTAAGATAACTGCTTTAACAACTATTCAGTATATCAATAAGTTTATTTTTGGGAGAAACATTAATAATATTAAAATTAGCATTATTTAA
- a CDS encoding ISAon1 family transposase N-terminal region protein, with translation MVAHFSFKNSSSKEDKLRLYFEEKNIIPNSFKTRKVESKGFHKEIIIEDFPLRGKLVYLHLKRRRWRDVDTKETLQRDWNNVAKGTRMTTEFAAFLKEINR, from the coding sequence CTGGTAGCTCATTTTAGTTTTAAAAATAGTTCTTCAAAAGAAGATAAACTTCGGTTGTATTTCGAAGAGAAGAACATTATCCCAAATAGTTTTAAAACACGTAAAGTAGAATCTAAAGGTTTTCATAAAGAAATAATTATCGAGGATTTTCCACTTAGGGGGAAACTAGTTTATCTGCATTTAAAGCGCCGCAGATGGCGTGATGTAGACACAAAAGAAACCCTGCAAAGAGACTGGAATAATGTAGCAAAAGGCACTCGTATGACCACCGAGTTTGCCGCTTTTTTAAAAGAAATTAATCGATAA
- a CDS encoding ISAon1 family transposase, translated as MYGLDGKKLQRQYRDYLSEFKDWEYLEQSTKWLVYPQNIGKRLSIDEIALSQGELYTVVTNKKAKGRAGSIVAIISGTKSEEVIKYLKKIPEGKRRLVEEITLVMAGGMKLIAKKSFPRAVQVIDRFHVQQLASDAVQDIRVKYRWQALELENEAIKTAKNNNYQYLAEVFSNGDTRKQLLARSRYLLFKSPDKWTSSQKERAGILFKQYPMIKEAYDLSNQLRVIYNTCTDKNIAMTKLALWYNQIENSGFKSFRVVMNTISLNYRGILNYFDNRSTNAAAESFNAKIKAFRQQLRGVRNKEFFLFRLAQIYA; from the coding sequence TTGTATGGTTTAGATGGTAAAAAGCTACAGCGCCAATATCGAGATTATTTAAGTGAATTTAAAGATTGGGAATACCTTGAGCAATCCACCAAATGGTTAGTCTACCCTCAAAATATTGGCAAACGATTATCTATAGATGAAATAGCACTTTCACAAGGAGAGTTATACACCGTAGTAACCAATAAAAAAGCCAAAGGTAGAGCAGGTTCTATTGTAGCTATTATTTCAGGAACTAAGTCTGAAGAGGTTATTAAATATCTTAAAAAGATACCTGAAGGCAAGCGGAGGTTGGTAGAAGAAATAACCTTAGTTATGGCCGGTGGCATGAAACTAATTGCAAAGAAGAGCTTCCCAAGAGCCGTGCAAGTCATTGATCGCTTTCATGTACAACAACTAGCTTCTGATGCTGTACAAGATATTAGAGTAAAATACCGCTGGCAAGCTCTAGAACTAGAAAATGAGGCTATCAAGACAGCTAAAAATAATAACTACCAGTATCTAGCAGAAGTATTTAGTAACGGGGATACGCGCAAACAACTGCTAGCACGAAGTAGGTATCTTCTATTCAAAAGTCCTGACAAATGGACTAGTTCCCAAAAGGAAAGGGCAGGAATTTTATTCAAGCAATACCCTATGATAAAGGAAGCTTATGACTTGTCAAACCAGCTAAGAGTAATTTACAATACTTGTACAGACAAAAATATAGCAATGACTAAATTGGCACTTTGGTACAATCAAATTGAAAATAGTGGCTTTAAAAGCTTTAGAGTTGTTATGAACACAATCTCCCTAAATTACAGGGGAATATTAAACTATTTTGACAACAGAAGTACCAATGCGGCTGCTGAATCTTTTAATGCAAAGATCAAAGCCTTTAGACAACAACTTAGAGGTGTGAGAAATAAGGAATTCTTCCTCTTTAGATTAGCACAAATTTATGCCTAG
- a CDS encoding IS4 family transposase has product MNKSKNFSGQPIIKQVLNFILPKDVHRTAKKHNSDRYTKKFTTYEHLATMVFTVISGCSSLREVSSIMLACEGKINHLGLTDFPKRSTLSDANRRRSSEVFADIYHLLYKRYHRFLSDSRPLEPAVKNLKIVDSSTIPLFSDILKGVGRNPLNGKKKGGIKMHTMINAMEDVPCLIKFSSAATHDHTFLKDLELKKGSYVVFDKGYVDYEQYQKWTLEDVYFVTRQKDNARYTSLEEFDISNKVDDAVLKDEKIGLTDKNGNAFSLRRIAFWHEKHQKVYEFITNNYDLDADKIADIYKNRWQIETMFKRLKQNFPLKYFLGDNQNAIEIQIWVSLIIQLIMLVIQRKAQRNWAYSNMMSVIRYHLMTYIDLFKFLKNPEANWEEITTKNIGQLSLFDP; this is encoded by the coding sequence ATGAATAAAAGTAAAAACTTTAGCGGACAACCCATAATCAAACAGGTATTAAATTTCATTTTGCCCAAAGATGTTCATCGGACAGCCAAAAAGCACAACAGCGATCGCTATACCAAAAAGTTTACCACCTATGAGCATTTGGCCACTATGGTATTTACCGTGATCAGTGGCTGTAGCTCACTTCGTGAGGTTTCCAGTATTATGCTTGCCTGCGAGGGAAAGATCAACCATCTAGGACTCACGGACTTTCCAAAACGCAGTACCTTGTCAGATGCTAACAGGAGAAGAAGCTCTGAAGTATTTGCCGATATTTATCATTTACTCTACAAACGTTACCATCGCTTTTTATCGGACAGCAGACCCTTAGAACCTGCAGTGAAGAACCTTAAAATCGTTGATTCCTCGACCATCCCCCTATTTAGTGACATTCTTAAAGGTGTAGGAAGGAACCCGCTCAACGGCAAAAAGAAAGGAGGTATCAAGATGCATACTATGATAAACGCCATGGAAGACGTTCCTTGTCTGATTAAGTTTTCAAGCGCGGCCACGCACGACCACACCTTTTTAAAAGACCTGGAACTCAAGAAGGGCTCTTATGTGGTTTTTGACAAAGGGTATGTGGATTATGAGCAATACCAAAAATGGACACTGGAAGATGTTTACTTTGTGACTCGGCAAAAGGACAATGCTCGCTATACAAGCCTTGAAGAGTTTGATATCTCCAATAAAGTGGACGATGCTGTCTTAAAGGACGAAAAAATAGGGCTTACGGACAAAAACGGCAATGCTTTTTCCCTGAGGAGAATCGCTTTTTGGCACGAAAAGCACCAAAAAGTTTATGAGTTCATCACTAATAATTATGATCTTGATGCAGACAAAATAGCCGACATCTATAAAAATAGGTGGCAGATTGAGACGATGTTCAAGCGGCTTAAACAGAACTTTCCGCTAAAGTATTTTTTGGGAGACAATCAAAATGCCATCGAAATACAAATCTGGGTCAGTTTGATAATCCAGCTCATTATGCTTGTGATCCAAAGAAAAGCCCAAAGAAACTGGGCTTATTCCAATATGATGTCCGTCATACGATACCATTTGATGACATATATCGATTTGTTCAAATTCCTGAAAAACCCAGAAGCTAATTGGGAAGAGATTACAACCAAAAACATTGGGCAATTAAGCCTTTTTGACCCATAA